In one window of Chanodichthys erythropterus isolate Z2021 chromosome 23, ASM2448905v1, whole genome shotgun sequence DNA:
- the LOC137013479 gene encoding gamma-aminobutyric acid receptor subunit rho-3 isoform X2 has product MRPGFGGSAIPVGIDVQVESIDSISEVNMDFTMTLYLRHYWKDERLAFPSSNNLSRTFDGRLVKKIWKPDVFFVHSKRSFIHDTTMENIMLRVYPDGNILYSVRITVTSLCSMDFSRFPLDTQNCSLELESYAYNENDLMLYWKNGNDSLRTDEIALSQFFIEEFHPSHGLALYSSTGWYNRLYINFILRRHIFFFMLQTYFPTMLMVVLSWVSFWIDRRAVPARVSLGITTVLTMSTIITGVSASMPQVSYVKAVDIYLWTSFLFVFLSVIEYAAVNYFTTKEEMKKLKQLKICVVN; this is encoded by the exons GATCTGCCATCCCTGTGGGAATTGATGTGCAGGTGGAGAGTATAGACAGCATCTCTGAAGTAAACATG GACTTCACGATGACCCTGTACCTGAGGCATTATTGGAAGGATGAACGCTTGGCTTTTCCCTCCAGTAACAATCTGAGCCGCACATTCGACGGCCGCCTGGTGAAGAAGATCTGGAAGCCTGATGTCTTTTTTGTCCATTCCAAGCGCTCCTTCATTCATGATACCACCATGGAGAACATAATGCTAAGGGTTTACCCAGACGGCAACATCCTTTACAGCGTCAG GATTACAGTTACTTCTCTGTGCTCAATGGACTTCAGTAGATTCCCGTTGGACACTCAGAATTGTTCCCTGGAACTGGAGAGCT ATGCATATAATGAGAACGACCTTATGTTGTACTGGAAAAATGGCAATGACTCTTTAAGGACAGATGAAATTGCCCTCTCTCAGTTCTTCATTGAAGAGTTCCATCCCTCACATGGTCTGGCCTTGTACAGCAGCACTG GCTGGTACAACAGGCTCTACATCAACTTCATTCTCAGAAGACACATATTCTTCTTCATGCTGCAAACGTATTTTCCCACAATGCTGATGGTGGTGCTGTCCTGGGTGTCTTTTTGGATCGACAGGCGGGCGGTACCGGCCCGTGTATCACTTG GCATCACTACAGTGTTGACTATGTCCACCATAATTACGGGAGTGTCAGCGTCCATGCCTCAGGTATCATATGTGAAAGCAGTGGACATCTATTTGTGGACCAGCTTCCTATTTGTGTTTCTGTCCGTCATCGAGTACGCAGCCGTCAACTACTTCACCACCAAGGAGGAAATGAAGAAACTCAAACAGTTAAAG ATCTGTGTCGTGAACTGA
- the adgrg2a gene encoding adhesion G-protein coupled receptor G2: protein MNATLFNTTDIPLNVTSFNGTDVNRSINTTETSNNTSELNTTISPALNTTSFDNTTQIHTTTFPTTENITDSTSEPVTTVSLLNTTQSNGTIEKNFTESTISNTTTTFSPISIPNNIPTNTTIISIVTNSTASTTALSAILPSSPQNSSNSTTVAPIISPTPTTSRSNTTAVTTTAVTTTTLAATSEATTKTPDKVASDLLNQTQNLASLNSTQVNQLVNQLENLLSTPNITLDLGRTVLSVINNFLNSSTVALGDSSNRLIKAVDNLALKLVIRDQTENIVFDSLALTVSKVDGTNFGETSFTIADPLNPQVTKGLQRQIRAAESSSSMGKITLPASLTKNLSPEQQKIASRVQFTFFQKSTFFQDKKLNDQWTQWKLNSHILGSSVANLSIKNLRENVEFTLRNKQPVAGNYVASCVFWDFNQNEGSGGWNPNGCYVKNSSTENETICSCNHLTSFAVLLDISRQGPTDRLQATILTFITYIGCGVSAIFLSITLLTYLAFDKIRRDIPSKILIHLCFGLLFLNLIFLLDSWLALYRNAVGLCISTAFFLHYFLLVSFTWMGLEALHMYLAIVKVFNNYMSRYMLKFSLAGWGIPLVVVIIVIAINKDNYGLINYGNITDGATEDFCWLKNDIAFYVAVVAYFCIIFVLNLSMFVVVMVHLRRIKRQNPHNNQYRSNLHDLRSIAGLTFLLGLTWGFAFFAWGPVKLAFMYLFSILNSLQGFFIFVFHCALKENVRKQWRMYLCCGRLRLAENSEWSRTATQSNNKKTSILTANTSDSMNHSVLQSSVSSDESLPSHGIGSPMDDSLITLGEENDDVVINEINSQLSSRHRSV from the exons ATGAACGCAACCTTGTTTAACACAACAGATATTCCACTGAATGTAACCAGCTTCAATGGGACCGATGTCAATCGTAGCATCAACACAACAGAGACTTCCAATAACACATCAGAATTGAACACAACCATAAGCCCTGCACTTAATACAACATCATTTGACAACACAACACAGATACATACAACAACCTTTCCAACAACAGAAAATATTACTGACTCCACTTCAGAGCCTGTCACAACAGTTAGTCTCCTTAACACAACACAGTCAAATGGCACAATAGAAAAAAACTTTACTGAAAGTACAATCAGTAATACAACTACAACATTCAGTCCAATTAGTATTCCAAACAACATACCAACAAATACAACCATTATTAGCATTGTCACAAATAGTACAGCTTCCACAACTGCTCTGTCAGCCATTCTTCCAAGCTCTCCTCAGAACAGCTCCAATTCCACAACAGTTGCTCCAATTATTTCTCCAACTCCAACGACTAGCAGAAGTAACACAACTGCAGTCACCACTACAGCTGTGACAACAACGACCTTGGCAGCCACTTCAG aAGCAACAACTAAAACCCCAGACAAAGTGGCTAGTGATCTTCTGAATCAAACACAGAATTTGGCATCTCTAAACTCAACTCAGGTGAATCAGCTGGTCAACCAGCTAGAGAATCTTCTCTCTACACCCAATATTACTCTGGATCTGGGTCGAACAGTGCTGTCCGTCATCAACAACTTTCTAAACAGCTCTACAGTTGCTCTTGGTGACTCATCTAATCG ATTAATCAAAGCTGTGGATAATTTGGCTCTAAAACTTGTGATTCGGGACCAGACTGAGAACATTGTATTTGATTCACTCGCTTTGACCGTGAGCAAAGTTGATGGCACCAACTTTGGGGAAACGTCATTCACAATTGCAGATCCCTTGAACCCACAG GTCACAAAAGGACTTCAAAGACAAATCAGGGCAGCCGAAAGTTCCTCCTCAATGGGCAAAATAACACTACCTGCATCCCTGACAAAGAACCTCTCTCCAGAACAACAGAAGATCGCTTCAAGAGTCCAGTTCACCTTCTTtcaaaaaagcacattttttcAG GATAAAAAACTCAATGATCAATGGACTCAATGGAAGCTGAACAGCCACATTCTGGGCTCTAGTGTGGctaacctgtcaatcaaaaacttGAGGGAGAATGTCGAGTTTACTCTGAGGAATAAACAGCCTGTTGCG GGGAACTATGTAGCTTCCTGTGTTTTCTGGGATTTTAACCAAAATG AAGGTTCAGGAGGCTGGAATCCCAACGGCTGCTATGTCAAGAACAGCAGCACCGAGAACGAAACCATCTGCAGCTGCAATCACCTGACCAGCTTTGCTGTGCTGCTG GACATTAGCCGACAAGGCCCAACTGACCGTCTTCAGGCCACCATCCTTACCTTCATCACTTATATTGGATGTGGGGTGTCCGCCATCTTTCTCTCAATTACTCTGCTCACGTACCTCGCGTTTGA CAAAATCCGCCGGGATATCCCTTCGAAGATCTtgattcatttgtgttttggCCTGCTGTTCCTCAATCTGATATTCTTGTTGGACTCATGGCTAGCATTGTACCGAAATGCAGTAGGCCTGTGCATTTCTACAGCATTCTTCCTGCACTACTTCCTGTTGGTTTCCTTCACCTGGATGGGGCTGGAGGCTCTGCATATGTACCTGGCCATCGTCAAGGTCTTCAACAACTACATGTCCAGATACATGCTGAAGTTTTCTCTTGCAGGCTGGG GAATACCTTTGGTTGTCGTCATTATTGTGATTGCTATAAACAAAGATAACTATGGCCTCATAAACTATGGGAATATTACAGATGGAGCTACAGAGGATTT TTGTTGGCTGAAGAATGACATAGCATTCTACGTAGCTGTTGTGGCATACTTCTGCATCATATTTGTGTTGAACCTGTCCATGTTTGTGGTGGTGATGGTCCATCTGAGACGAATCAAGCGGCAAAACCCCCACAATAATCAGTACCGCAGCAACTTGCATGACCTTCGTAGCATCGCGGGACTCACTTTCCTGCTGGGGCTTACATGGGGCTTCGCCTTCTTCGCTTGGGGACCCGTCAAGTTGGCCTTCATGTACCTGTTTTCCATCTTAAATTCCCTACAGg gattttttatttttgttttccacTGCGCTTTGAAGGAAAATGTCCGTAAACAGTGGAGAATGTACCTCTGCTGTGGCAGGTTACGTTTGGCTGAAAATTCAG AGTGGAGTCGGACAGCCACACAGAGCAACAACAAGAAGACTTCGATTCTGACAGCAAATACGTCTGATTCAATGAACCACAGTGTACTGCAAAGCTCAGTGAGCAGCGATGAATCTTTGCCATCCCATGGCATCG GCTCACCAATGGATGACAGTCTGATCACGTTAGGGGAAGAGAACGATGATGTGGTCATCAACGAGATCAACAGTCAACTCAGTTCACGACACAGATCTGTGTAG
- the LOC137014442 gene encoding uncharacterized protein — MLYKHSKHLSGRYKKSAHHFIWLLCLWVHLLPQVDGFFMSDAKAVLQACDDHWTLQGQRRIPVLFQTTVCVDVKVLSPGEWTAFSYVSAPAPRYELALQGDPNNLYAWLLGVRHQFNVQLTTHRWYHICLQWDAPQKSFSLTIDGNSEVYQRTAIAKAIPPSGRLLLGCQPNEASLKVKMATVELYLFRIWDDVGDHRVCEDGTVIAWDSQLWAFTRPQARVQDNTLQCGLGHLRMKRDVPGATTPFDTSQSVATSREFDLTSQSPLYSILSSIFTSAQKNTTKGENILTSSQVSALTSQATTTANPAGLTTTTSKPSMNLTTPTQIPLTSATTSHTTITPATQALTSSALNNTNIMSTTGGLNTSPSTPASTMSYVTTQMTQSTSISAQTLSSNLQAVSGFGTSEKIANHTTVRSPIEPTVMTQVTNQTAVLRTTTSNALFTEPFEVQCNFSQYCANESSYYWMLVEVSDSNMTEEAIQRWFLDLFNMTICSAEDLTTENNITSYQNDTVFVTAEVRCGNKQNILPTNCTVLLQLSQPVNTCILRELVGNCAYINSSIQLLGDVERVGKGLCPENKITPPGDGFVHCTSPMAYDGICKTQGSVNVTCSYNQNGFVPKDLVANQSCNVENQQQCECHVSNNNETYYAVRLNITSPDVSFTYVQDRVVQLSTPCNKSNIPGSLCNSSSEVSQLYLGMHLECFGKGTRLYTCMLILQLSKPLDVCTVSSAIAFLWKNSTNISFDGSLSRIAICRLPTDSENIPLNSTFTWLSVNLSASQSDEIKDQLKCARGQTFAVILNESCGIPPSKSYTTQLTSHKTNITSPSITTVWSLTNQSQTAVTPSRNIINTSDTPNTSINSTSTQTNTVSHYTTSLPLISTLDITTQPINTVDTSHNITISIVSTAGTQSSPYKRYNTQNNNLTCRYKRYDTQYNNSTGQYNR, encoded by the exons ATGCTTTACAAGCACAGCAAGCACCTGAGTGGACGATACAAGAAGTCCGCACATCACTTTATCTGGCTCCTCTGTCTTTGGGTTCACCTTCTGCCTCAAG TGGATGGCTTCTTTATGTCTGATGCTAAGGCTGTCTTGCAAGCATGTGATGACCACTGGACTTTACAGGGGCAGCGGCGTATACCTGTGCTCTTCCAAACAACAGTATGCGTGGACGTAAAGGTCCTTTCCCCAGGCGAGTGGACTGCATTTAGCTATGTCTCGGCCCCCGCACCCCGCTATGAGCTGGCCCTGCAAGGGGATCCAAACAACCTGTACGCATGGCTGTTGGGCGTACGCCACCAGTTCAATGTCCAGCTGACCACTCATCGCTGGTACCACATATGTCTACAGTGGGACGCCCCTCAAAAAAGCTTCAGCCTGACAATAGATGGGAACTCTGAAGTATATCAGCGGACGGCCATTGCCAAAGCAATCCCCCCTTCTGGACGTCTTCTGCTGGGTTGCCAACCAAATGAGGCCTCCCTTAAGGTGAAAATGGCCACGGTGGAGCTCTACCTTTTCCGCATATGGGACGATGTAGGAGACCACAGGGTATGTGAGGACGGGACCGTGATTGCTTGGGACTCGCAACTTTGGGCCTTCACACGACCCCAGGCCAGAGTCCAAGATAACACGCTTCAATGTG GCCTAGGGCATCTGCGTATGAAACGCGATGTACCCGGAGCTACAACCCCATTCGACA CATCCCAAAGTGTAGCCACTAGCCGAGAGTTTGATCTGACATCTCAAA GTCCACTCTACTCAATTTTGTCTTCAATATTTACCAgtgcacaaaaaaacacaacCAAAG GAGAGAACATTCTAACTTCCAGTCAGGTCTCTGCTTTGACCTCTCAAGCCACAACCACAGCGAATCCTGCAGGACTCACTACAACAACTTCTAAACCTTCAATGAATCTCACTACACCAACACAAATTCCGCTCACATCAGCTACCACATCACACACAACCATTACACCCGCCACTCAAGCTCTGACTAGTTCAGCTCTTAATAACACAAATATTATGTCAACTACTGGTGGATTAAACACGTCGCCTTCAACACCGGCCTCAACTATGTCTTACGTAACGACTCAAATGACCCAGAGCACATCAATATCTGCCCAGACACTTTCAAGCAATCTTCAAGCAGTCAGTGGTTTCGGTACCTCTGAAAAAATAGCCAATCACACGACAGTAAGATCTCCCATTGAACCAACTGTCATGACTCAAGTAACCAATCAGACAGCAGTTCTACGAACAACGACGTCCAATGCATTATTCACAG agccATTTGAGGTACAGTGTAACTTTTCCCAATACTGCGCTAATGAAT CGTCATACTACTGGATGCTTGTGGAGGTGTCTGATTCTAATATGACAGAGGAAGCTATTCAAAGATGG TTTTTAGATCTTTTTAACATGACCATCTGCTCTGCTGAAGATTTAACAACAGAAAACAATATTACATCATACCAAAATGACACAGTCTTTGTG acTGCTGAGGTTAGATGTGGAAACAAGCAGAACATCCT GCCGACAAACTGCACTGTGCTTCTACAGCTGAGCCAGCCTGTGAATACATGCATCCTCCGTGAGCTGGTGGGAAACTGTGCATATATCAACTCATCAATCCAGCTTCTGGGAGATGTAGAAAGAGTGG GAAAAGGCCTGTGCCCAGAGAACAAAATTACGCCCCCTGGAGATGGTTTTGTGCACTGCACATCTCCAATGGCTTATGATGGTATCTGCAAGACCCAGGGATCTGTAAATGTCACATG CTCTTATAATCAGAATGGCTTTGTTCCTAAAGACTTGGTTGCTAATCAGTCCTGCAATG TTGAGAACCAGCAACAATGTGAGTGTCATGTATCTAACAACAACG AGACATATTATGCTGTTCGTCTAAATATTACAAGCCCAGATGTGAGTTTCACCTACGTTCAGGACAGG GTTGTACAGTTGAGCACTCCCTGCAATAAATCCAACATACCAGG GTCTCTGTGCAATTCTTCTTCTGAAGTATCCCAGTTGTATCTG GGAATGCACCTGGAATGTTTTGGAAAAGGAACAAG GCTCTACACATGTATGCTGATTCTGCAGCTGTCAAAACCACTAGATGTTTGTACTGTTAGTTCTGCTATTGCCTTTCTTTGGAAGAACAGTACCAACATTAGTTTTGATGGATCGCTAAGTAGAATAG CCATATGTCGTTTGcccactgattcagaaaacattcctTTGAACTCAACATTTACATGGCTCTCTGTAAATCTCAGTGCCAGCCAAAGCGATGAAATCAAAGACCAACTGAAATG TGCACGGGGTCAGACGtttgctgttattttaaatgagaGCTGTGGGATCCCACCTTCTAAATCCTACACAACTCAACTTACCTctcacaaaacaaacatcacTTCTCCATCAATAACTACAGTCTGGTCACTGACCAACCAATCTCAAACTGCAGTCACACCATCCAGAAACATCATCAACACTTCTGATACACCTAATACATCCATCAACAGTACATCCACTCAAACAAACACTGTTTCACATTATACGACAAGCCTGCCACTCATTTCAACACTTGATATAACAACCCAACCTATCAATACAGTAGATACATCACACAATATAACAATCTCAATAGTCAGTACAGCAGGTACACAATCATCTCCG TACAAGAGATACAACACTCAAAATAACAACCTCACTTGTCGGTACAAGCGATATGACACCCAATATAACAACTCCACCGGTCAGTACAACAGATAA